Proteins from one Ficedula albicollis isolate OC2 chromosome 3, FicAlb1.5, whole genome shotgun sequence genomic window:
- the TBCC gene encoding tubulin-specific chaperone C, which yields PAAPGPGLAEGESGGPPLCGFSGAQDAELELGPAELLQRDVLLSELRGCRVRLRGNPNTLRVRDCRGCTVLCGPVSTSVLVDGCSDCLLALACQQLRTHRTARCRVYVQVTSRAVVEACSEVSFAPYSWSYPGIERDFESSGLDRNSNNWNLVDDFDWLAADKPSPNWSLIPEQERITCWD from the coding sequence cccgccgcgccCGGCCCCGGCCTCGCCGAGGGCGAATCGGGCGGGCCGCCGCTGTGCGGCTTCAGCGGCGCCCAGGACGCGGAGCTGGAGCTCGGCCCCGCGGAGCTGCTGCAGCGGGACGTGCTGCTGTCGGAGCTGCGCGGCTGCCGGGTGCGGCTCCGCGGCAACCCCAACACGCTGCGGGTGCGCGACTGCCGCGGCTGCACCGTGCTCTGCGGGCCCGTGTCCACCTCCGTGCTGGTGGACGGCTGCAGCGACTGCCTGCTGGCGCTGGCCTGCCAGCAGCTCCGCACGCACCGCACCGCCCGCTGCCGGGTCTACGTGCAGGTCACCAGTCGCGCCGTCGTCGAGGCCTGTTCCGAGGTCTCCTTCGCCCCCTACTCCTGGAGCTACCCGGGTATCGAGCGAGACTTCGAGTCGTCTGGGCTCGACAGAAACAGTAACAACTGGAACCTGGTGGATGACTTCGACTGGCTGGCGGCTGACAAGCCTTCGCCCAACTGGAGCCTGATCCCCGAGCAGGAAAGAATCACTTGCTGGGACTGA